TGCTAAAGAGTTTTTCCGCTGTCGATGCTGTGACCAGTGCCTGTTTATAATTTTCCTGAAAACCTACAAGCGAACCCTCTTGTAAGGGAAAATGAAACATATTAAAAAAACTGCTATCAACATAATAGATACTCATATCCGTTACAGGGCGTTTCAGCTTATCGTTGACCAAAGTAACATTATAATCCTGTGAAACGCGCGTTGCAAATTCTACGTCGGGTGCATTTTGGGCATAATTGCCTACAGGACCCGGCGTAATCCCCCATATTGCGCCATTGTGTTCTGGATCCAAATGGGAATTTACGGTATATATGGCCTCATAGTTTGGGTGAAATTTATCAAAGCTCTGTTCATCCTGTACCCAAAAAATAATTAATATCGCTGCAGTAAGACTGACCGACAGACCTAATATATTGATCGCGGTATAGAATTTTCTTTTCCTTAATTCTCTAATTGCGGTTATTAAATAATTCTTTATCATAGGGACAGGTGTTAGTTGTATTGTTCATTAATGAGCTTCTTTATCATCTTATTCATCTCTTAAACTATGTACTGGGTTTGCACGTGCCGCTTTTATGGATTGGTAGCTCATCGTAAAAAATGCAATAAGTAAGGTTGCGGCAGCCGGAATAATAAACATCCACCAGGATAGCTCTATTTTATAGGCAAAATCATCCAACCATTTGTGCATCGCCCACCAAGCAATTGGGGTAGCAATCAAAATAGAAATGAGTATAAGTTTGATATAATCTTTTGATAATAATCCAATAATCCCCAATACCGTGCTTCCCAATACTTTTCGAATACCAATTTCTTTGGTACGTTGTACCGTGGTGATGGTAACCAGACCGATCAATCCCAGGCAGCTGATGAGAATTGTCGTCGATGTAAATAGATTGATAATCTTCGAAAATTTTAGATCACTGCTATAGAGTTCTTTGATTTGCTGATCATAGAAATCATATTTGAATGGGGCTTTTGGATAATATTTTTTCCATTCTTTCTCAATCTGTTTTAAAGTTTCCGGCCAGGTAGTTGAATTACTATTGAGTTTGACGCTTAGTCTGTTTAATTCCCATTTTTTAATAGAGCCCAGCATGACAACAGGTTGAATGGCTGCATGGAGATTTTTTGTGTGAAAATTGTCGGTTACACCCACAATCTGCCGCTGTTTGTCGGTATAGGTGACAAAGCTACCTACAGCATTTTCAGCGGATTTAAAGCCTAACTTTTGAACGGCGGCTAAGTTTAACACGATGCCTGTGCTCGTATCGGCCAACTGCAGCGGGCGGCCAGCAAGCATTTTAAAATTATAGAGTTTAAAGTTATCTTGGTCGACAAATTTCATTTGTACATCAGCTTGTACCTGTCCCGTATCACTTTTCGCAAACAAGGCATTTCCCCAATGGTCGTTACTCATGGGCAGATGCCCCAATGAAGCCTGCTCTACACCTGTGATGTGCTTAATCGCTTGCTTAAAAACAAAAGGATCAACATTACTGTCCTGGTAGCTTTTACTCGGGAAACGTAGGGTAATGATCGCATCCTTATCGAAGCCGGAGTTATTCTGTAGCGCATGTTTCAACTGTAGACCAATGATGCAAGTTGAAATAACAAACAGCTGAGCAATCAAAAATTGAAATATAATGAGCATTTTCCGAAAAGAAAGATTGCCAAATTTGAGACTTTGCGCATTTGAGATTTTAATGACTTCAACAATCTTGACTTTGTTTGTTAATAAAATCGGGTAACCTGAGGAAATTAAGGTAATCGTGATTGTAAGTGTTGCTAAAAATAGCGATACTCCCCATGGATCGGGATACAACTTGAGCTGATCGGGAATATAGGAGGCTAAAACTGTTTGAATGAGAATAAGTAAAGGCCAAGATAAAAGCACCGAAAAAGCTGTAATGCAAAATGTTTCCAACAAAAAGGACTTTGTAATTCTTTTCTGGCTTTCTCCTAATGTCTTTCTGATACCAATCTCTTTAGCCCGCTGCGGGATTTGGGCGGTAGCGAGATTGATGTAATTGACACAGGCGAGTAAAAGCAAAAATATACCTATGCCGATTAGGCCATACATTATTTTCTTATCAACATTATTTTGCGCGTAAGAAGTAAAATGTAAGTCTTTTAAAGGTACTGTGTTTACATGCATTTTAAACCCAAACTTGTCAAATTCGGCATGCGTCATCTCATAGGCCTTTTTATCGGCTGTCTTTATGAGGTTAGGAAGGGAAGCCGATGATTTTATCTTAATAAAGAGCTGCCAATTTGAATTTGAATTGTTCCAGTTTGTGCTATTCCATTCCTTTTCTGGAATCTGGATAAATTCTTTACCCAAAAAGCTGCTTGGATGGGCTAGATCTTTTACAATGCCGGTGACATTGTATAATGTGCTATCATAGGACAAAGTCTGTCCTATGATTTGGTCTATTGACCTGTTTGGGAAATACAATTTAGCCCGCGATTCTGTCAGGATGACTTCATGGCTATTTTTTAGTATATTCCTTTGGTCGCCAGCTAACCAAACATAAGGTGTCATTTTGAAATAGTCTCCCGTGGTACCGATGATATCGGGTTGATCTT
The Sphingobacterium multivorum genome window above contains:
- a CDS encoding ABC transporter permease, which encodes MMSTIKLIFRQLWRNRLFTFLNVLGLAIGISACWLIFRIVNYEFSFDQHHPESEQIYKVHTSYEEKDKLDHFDGVPAPLPAYIKENFVHVELTVPIFKQYFERVSNIGGTQKIEFEDQPDIIGTTGDYFKMTPYVWLAGDQRNILKNSHEVILTESRAKLYFPNRSIDQIIGQTLSYDSTLYNVTGIVKDLAHPSSFLGKEFIQIPEKEWNSTNWNNSNSNWQLFIKIKSSASLPNLIKTADKKAYEMTHAEFDKFGFKMHVNTVPLKDLHFTSYAQNNVDKKIMYGLIGIGIFLLLLACVNYINLATAQIPQRAKEIGIRKTLGESQKRITKSFLLETFCITAFSVLLSWPLLILIQTVLASYIPDQLKLYPDPWGVSLFLATLTITITLISSGYPILLTNKVKIVEVIKISNAQSLKFGNLSFRKMLIIFQFLIAQLFVISTCIIGLQLKHALQNNSGFDKDAIITLRFPSKSYQDSNVDPFVFKQAIKHITGVEQASLGHLPMSNDHWGNALFAKSDTGQVQADVQMKFVDQDNFKLYNFKMLAGRPLQLADTSTGIVLNLAAVQKLGFKSAENAVGSFVTYTDKQRQIVGVTDNFHTKNLHAAIQPVVMLGSIKKWELNRLSVKLNSNSTTWPETLKQIEKEWKKYYPKAPFKYDFYDQQIKELYSSDLKFSKIINLFTSTTILISCLGLIGLVTITTVQRTKEIGIRKVLGSTVLGIIGLLSKDYIKLILISILIATPIAWWAMHKWLDDFAYKIELSWWMFIIPAAATLLIAFFTMSYQSIKAARANPVHSLRDE